One genomic segment of Streptomyces sp. RKND-216 includes these proteins:
- a CDS encoding cation:proton antiporter → MHTSTALLLELGIILGVLSVLCALAQRLALSPVPLYLLAGLFLGEGGLAPVPAAGEFVEIGASIGVVLLLLTLGLEFTVLEFTVSLRRHVPSAGLDLVLNAAPGALAGWLLGWNAGGMLALAGVTYISSSGIIARLLGDLRRLGNKETSAVLSVLVLEDFAMAAYLPVLAVVVSGGTWSQALGGALLAVGAVAVAFAASYWWGRHLGRLVSHPDAEQVLLRALGLTLIVAALAEAVHISAAVGAFLVGLTLTGEAADRARSVLGPLRDLFAAVFFLAIGLSVSPGSLLPMLPVALALAAATAGTKLVVGWYAAARDGAGVQARLRAGTALIARGEFSIVIIALAGTLDDRLGPLVTAYVLILAVAGPVTTRIAGGSVPSGLRPPGREA, encoded by the coding sequence GTGCACACCTCGACCGCTCTGCTGCTGGAACTCGGCATCATCCTCGGAGTCCTGAGCGTGCTGTGCGCCCTCGCGCAGCGCCTCGCACTCTCGCCCGTGCCCCTGTATCTCCTGGCTGGACTCTTCCTCGGTGAGGGAGGCCTCGCTCCCGTGCCGGCCGCCGGAGAGTTCGTGGAGATCGGCGCTTCCATCGGCGTGGTCCTCCTGCTCCTGACCCTCGGCCTGGAGTTCACTGTCCTCGAGTTCACCGTCAGCCTGCGTCGTCACGTACCGTCCGCCGGTCTCGACCTCGTCCTCAACGCGGCGCCGGGAGCCCTGGCGGGGTGGCTGCTCGGGTGGAACGCGGGGGGCATGCTGGCTCTCGCGGGCGTCACCTACATCTCCTCGTCCGGCATCATCGCCCGGCTCCTCGGAGACCTGCGGCGGCTGGGAAACAAGGAGACATCGGCCGTTCTCTCCGTGCTCGTCCTGGAGGACTTCGCCATGGCCGCATACCTTCCCGTGCTGGCCGTTGTCGTCTCCGGCGGCACCTGGAGCCAGGCGCTCGGGGGCGCGCTCCTCGCCGTGGGCGCGGTGGCGGTCGCCTTCGCCGCCTCGTACTGGTGGGGCCGTCACCTGGGCCGCCTGGTCTCCCACCCCGACGCGGAACAGGTTCTCCTCCGCGCTCTGGGACTCACCCTCATCGTCGCGGCCCTCGCCGAGGCCGTCCACATCTCCGCGGCGGTCGGCGCCTTCCTCGTGGGACTCACCCTCACCGGAGAGGCAGCCGACCGCGCGCGATCGGTACTCGGCCCGCTGCGCGATCTTTTCGCCGCAGTGTTCTTCCTGGCCATCGGACTGTCCGTGAGCCCTGGCAGCCTGCTGCCCATGCTTCCCGTCGCGTTGGCGCTGGCCGCGGCCACGGCGGGTACGAAACTGGTGGTCGGCTGGTACGCCGCTGCACGGGACGGCGCCGGTGTGCAGGCCCGCCTACGGGCGGGGACCGCACTCATCGCCCGCGGTGAGTTCTCGATCGTCATCATCGCCCTGGCCGGGACGCTGGACGACAGGCTCGGCCCGCTTGTGACCGCCTACGTCCTCATCCTCGCCGTCGCCGGACCCGTGACGACACGCATCGCCGGGGGCTCGGTCCCCAGTGGGCTACGGCCCCCCGGCCGCGAGGCGTGA
- a CDS encoding hydrogenase maturation nickel metallochaperone HypA — MHEMSIAMAVVQQVEEAPPEDVNGAVECVRLQVGELAGVVPDALRFSFSLACAGTVLEGAELLIDAVPGRARCMTCDHAWATGMPPRLACPQCDGADTELLAGRELRITALRCSGARPDPVPSAPVPEES, encoded by the coding sequence ATGCACGAGATGTCCATCGCCATGGCGGTGGTGCAGCAGGTCGAGGAGGCGCCGCCGGAGGACGTCAACGGCGCCGTCGAGTGCGTCCGGCTCCAGGTCGGCGAACTCGCCGGCGTCGTCCCCGACGCCCTCCGCTTCAGCTTCTCCCTGGCCTGTGCCGGGACCGTCCTGGAGGGCGCGGAGCTGCTGATCGATGCCGTCCCCGGCCGTGCCCGCTGCATGACCTGCGACCACGCGTGGGCGACGGGCATGCCGCCCCGCCTGGCCTGCCCGCAGTGCGACGGGGCGGACACCGAACTGCTCGCCGGCCGGGAGCTGCGGATCACCGCGCTCCGGTGCTCCGGTGCCCGCCCCGACCCCGTCCCGTCCGCCCCGGTGCCCGAGGAGAGCTGA
- a CDS encoding cation:proton antiporter regulatory subunit: MDVNEVLLPGVGLRYEFTNQDDDRIGVVALRSGAFEVVVYAADNPDRAGSVLRLTSEEADVLAEILGAPRIAERFADLTKEVPGLSAGQIEVWGGSAFDGRPLGDTRARTRTGASIVAVVRGVEVIASPGPEHVLRGGDVLVVIGTHGGIAGVEQIIRG, encoded by the coding sequence ATGGACGTGAACGAGGTGCTCCTCCCCGGGGTGGGACTGCGATACGAGTTCACCAACCAGGACGACGACCGCATCGGCGTGGTGGCGTTGCGCTCAGGGGCGTTCGAAGTGGTCGTGTACGCGGCCGACAACCCCGATAGGGCGGGCTCCGTGCTCCGGCTCACCAGCGAAGAGGCCGACGTCCTCGCAGAGATCCTGGGCGCCCCGCGGATCGCGGAGCGCTTCGCCGACCTCACCAAGGAAGTCCCCGGGCTCAGCGCCGGACAGATCGAAGTATGGGGCGGCAGCGCCTTCGACGGCAGGCCGCTGGGAGACACCCGAGCCCGGACCCGCACCGGCGCGTCCATCGTGGCCGTAGTACGAGGCGTCGAAGTGATCGCTTCCCCCGGGCCCGAACACGTACTGCGTGGTGGTGACGTGCTGGTGGTGATCGGTACTCACGGCGGGATCGCGGGTGTGGAACAGATCATTCGCGGCTGA
- a CDS encoding universal stress protein, whose amino-acid sequence MTDRPVAVGVDGSEPSMAAVQWAADEAAARGAPLRLVHARVWRGSNEQFSIGLSAQEDWARDRIRDAWRQASAQHPELDISSDETLEAPAKVLLEASRESQLLVLGSRGTGMVSGFLTGSVALPVVAHATGPVVLVRERPSAENGEDERRRPVVVGLDLEHRVDPVLEFALRAAARTGRRLRVVHVWPRSSVYAYPSALPDPHVGAGLEANARKDLDAALAAWQDSFPEVEIERVLLDGSAAPRLLEAGTNGHLIVAGRLMRRHVKIATFVGPVTHALLHHASVPVAVVPHY is encoded by the coding sequence ATGACGGATCGACCGGTTGCGGTCGGAGTGGACGGCTCCGAACCGAGCATGGCGGCCGTGCAATGGGCGGCGGACGAGGCAGCGGCGCGTGGGGCACCGCTACGCCTCGTGCATGCCCGTGTGTGGCGCGGCAGCAACGAGCAGTTCTCCATCGGCCTCTCGGCTCAGGAGGACTGGGCCCGGGACAGGATCAGGGACGCCTGGAGGCAAGCCTCCGCCCAGCACCCCGAGCTGGACATCAGCAGCGACGAGACGCTGGAGGCACCGGCGAAGGTGCTCCTCGAAGCGTCACGCGAGTCGCAGCTGCTCGTTCTCGGCTCTCGGGGCACAGGAATGGTGTCGGGGTTCTTGACCGGCAGCGTGGCCCTGCCGGTGGTGGCTCACGCCACCGGGCCGGTGGTTCTCGTCCGTGAGAGGCCGTCGGCAGAGAACGGGGAGGACGAGCGGCGTCGGCCGGTGGTGGTGGGTCTGGACCTGGAGCACCGGGTCGACCCGGTGCTGGAGTTCGCCCTGCGGGCGGCGGCACGCACAGGCCGGCGGCTTCGTGTGGTGCACGTCTGGCCCAGGTCGTCCGTGTACGCCTACCCGTCGGCGCTACCGGACCCGCACGTGGGAGCCGGCCTGGAAGCGAACGCGCGGAAGGACCTGGACGCCGCCCTGGCCGCCTGGCAGGACTCCTTTCCCGAAGTGGAGATCGAGCGGGTGCTGCTGGACGGCTCGGCCGCCCCTCGCCTGCTGGAAGCCGGCACGAACGGGCACCTGATCGTGGCCGGGCGCCTTATGCGCAGGCACGTCAAGATCGCCACCTTCGTGGGCCCGGTGACACACGCTCTGCTGCATCACGCGTCCGTGCCCGTCGCCGTCGTCCCGCACTACTGA
- a CDS encoding hydrogenase maturation protease gives MLVAGIGNIFLGDDGFGVETARRLREETMPPGVEVQDTGVRGVHLAYQLLDGYAGLVLVDAVPGDDPPGTLRVIEPGPDPAGGPVAVVDGHRMTPDAVLGLLDTLAEGTGEAGPRRVLVVGCVPETVEEGMGLSRSVAAAVPEAVLLVRELVDDLVAELLPHPEAGAAAGGPS, from the coding sequence ATCCTCGTCGCCGGCATCGGCAACATCTTCCTCGGTGACGACGGCTTCGGCGTCGAGACCGCGCGCCGGCTGCGCGAGGAGACGATGCCGCCGGGCGTGGAGGTGCAGGACACCGGCGTGCGCGGCGTCCACCTCGCCTACCAGCTGCTCGACGGCTACGCGGGCCTGGTCCTCGTCGACGCCGTACCCGGGGACGACCCGCCCGGCACGCTCCGCGTCATCGAACCCGGTCCCGACCCTGCGGGGGGCCCGGTGGCCGTGGTCGACGGCCACCGCATGACCCCGGACGCCGTGCTGGGCCTCCTGGACACCCTGGCCGAAGGCACCGGTGAGGCCGGCCCTCGCCGGGTGCTGGTGGTCGGCTGCGTGCCCGAGACGGTGGAGGAGGGGATGGGCCTGTCCCGGTCGGTGGCCGCGGCGGTGCCAGAGGCCGTGCTGCTCGTGCGTGAACTCGTCGACGACCTGGTCGCCGAGCTCCTGCCGCACCCGGAGGCGGGAGCGGCGGCTGGCGGCCCCTCCTGA
- the hypF gene encoding carbamoyltransferase HypF has protein sequence MSADALPAAAATAAPERRRCRVTVRGVVQGVGFRPFVYALATELGLHGHVANTPEGVVAEAEGAERAVTAFLERLATDAPPLALVESVTPEPLLATGTGGSAGFAIHESRGGAAARTLVSPDTATCADCLAELCDPADRRYRHPFLTCTHCGPRFTIVTALPYDRAHTTMAGFPMCADCAREYADPADRRFHAQPVACHACGPRLRLLLPADGGGTGVPGGPAAHAEHTAHADHTQYDGEPVARARELLAAGAIVAVKGLGGYHLACDAANPEAVRALRRRKARGDKPFALMARELADLAPRVHLGTAERDLLTGPARPIVLLRRRPAAHVPADAVPLADAVAPRSADLGVMLPYTPVHHLLLGLPGDPPGPRLLVMTSGNLGGEPIVTDDDEALERLAGLADAWLVHDRPIHVPCDDSVLRVVGGEALPVRRSRGHAPFPVTLPFPVRPALAVGGDLKNTFCLGRGRRAWLSAHIGDMDDLATLTAFTDAEAALEGLTGVTPELLAADRHPGYRSTGWARRHAAGRPLRRVQHHHAHVAAAMAEAGHDGTRPVLGVAFDGTGYGDDGAVWGGEFLLADYDGYRRFAHLGYAALPGGDAAVRHTRRMALSHLHAAGLPWDPALPPAAACAPDELRLLARQLERGLHCVPTSSMGRLFDAVSSLAGICHHAGYEAQAAVELEAAAHAHLGEHGAEDPDSAHDADFALRRPPAGQDGRPRDDGPLIADPAPVIRAVADAVRRGDPPGAIAARFHACVARLVRRVCAAARDRHGTDTVALSGGVFANALLARDCVQGLRADGFTVLTHRLVPPNDGGLALGQLVLAAREDPVGPAGPRPDETRERGGAHVSGGTRQGAHHRGA, from the coding sequence ATGAGCGCCGACGCCCTGCCCGCTGCGGCAGCCACCGCGGCCCCGGAACGACGCCGGTGCCGGGTCACCGTGCGCGGTGTGGTGCAGGGAGTCGGCTTCCGCCCCTTCGTGTACGCGCTCGCCACCGAACTCGGACTGCACGGCCACGTCGCCAACACCCCCGAGGGGGTCGTGGCCGAGGCCGAGGGGGCGGAGCGAGCCGTGACGGCGTTCCTCGAACGGCTCGCCACCGACGCACCCCCGCTCGCCCTGGTCGAGTCCGTCACCCCCGAACCGCTCCTCGCCACCGGCACCGGCGGCTCGGCCGGCTTCGCCATTCACGAGTCCCGCGGCGGCGCGGCGGCCCGTACCCTCGTCTCCCCCGACACCGCCACCTGCGCCGACTGCCTGGCCGAACTGTGCGACCCCGCCGACCGGCGGTACCGGCACCCCTTCCTCACCTGCACGCACTGCGGGCCGCGCTTCACCATCGTCACCGCGCTGCCCTACGACCGGGCGCACACCACCATGGCCGGCTTCCCGATGTGCGCGGACTGCGCCCGCGAGTATGCCGACCCGGCCGATCGCCGCTTCCACGCCCAGCCGGTCGCCTGCCACGCCTGCGGTCCCCGGCTGCGCCTGTTGCTCCCCGCCGACGGCGGCGGAACCGGTGTCCCGGGCGGACCCGCCGCCCACGCCGAGCACACCGCCCACGCCGACCACACCCAGTACGACGGCGAGCCGGTCGCCCGCGCGCGGGAGCTGCTGGCCGCCGGGGCGATCGTCGCGGTCAAGGGCCTGGGCGGCTACCACCTGGCCTGCGACGCCGCGAACCCCGAGGCCGTGCGGGCCCTGCGCCGTCGCAAGGCCCGCGGCGACAAGCCGTTCGCCCTGATGGCCCGCGAACTCGCCGACCTCGCGCCCCGCGTGCACCTCGGCACCGCCGAACGGGACCTGCTCACCGGCCCGGCCCGGCCCATCGTGCTGCTCCGCCGCCGCCCCGCCGCGCACGTGCCCGCGGACGCGGTGCCGCTCGCCGACGCCGTCGCCCCCCGCAGCGCAGACCTGGGCGTGATGCTGCCCTACACGCCCGTGCACCATCTGCTGCTCGGGCTCCCCGGGGACCCGCCCGGTCCCCGGCTGCTGGTGATGACCAGCGGCAATCTCGGCGGCGAGCCCATCGTCACCGACGACGACGAGGCGCTGGAACGGCTCGCGGGACTCGCCGACGCGTGGCTCGTCCACGACCGTCCCATCCACGTGCCGTGCGACGACTCCGTGCTGCGCGTGGTGGGTGGCGAGGCCCTGCCGGTGCGCCGCTCGCGCGGCCACGCACCGTTTCCCGTCACCCTGCCGTTCCCCGTACGCCCGGCCCTGGCCGTCGGCGGCGACCTGAAGAACACCTTCTGCCTCGGTCGCGGCCGACGCGCCTGGCTCTCGGCGCACATCGGCGACATGGACGACCTCGCGACCCTCACCGCCTTCACCGACGCCGAAGCGGCGCTGGAAGGGCTCACCGGCGTCACCCCGGAACTCCTCGCCGCCGACCGGCACCCCGGCTACCGCAGTACCGGCTGGGCCCGGCGCCACGCCGCAGGCCGGCCACTACGGCGGGTCCAGCACCACCACGCGCACGTCGCCGCCGCGATGGCCGAAGCCGGGCACGACGGCACCCGCCCGGTGCTCGGCGTGGCCTTCGACGGCACCGGCTACGGCGACGACGGCGCCGTGTGGGGCGGCGAGTTCCTGCTCGCCGACTACGACGGTTACCGGCGCTTCGCACACCTGGGTTACGCCGCGCTGCCCGGCGGCGACGCGGCCGTGCGCCACACCCGCCGGATGGCGCTGTCCCACCTGCACGCCGCCGGGCTCCCGTGGGACCCCGCGCTGCCCCCGGCGGCGGCCTGCGCCCCCGACGAACTGCGCCTGCTGGCACGCCAGTTGGAGCGCGGCCTGCACTGCGTACCCACCTCCAGCATGGGTCGGCTGTTCGACGCGGTCTCCTCCCTCGCCGGGATCTGCCACCACGCCGGTTACGAGGCCCAGGCCGCCGTCGAACTCGAGGCTGCCGCCCACGCGCACCTGGGCGAACACGGCGCGGAAGACCCGGATTCCGCGCACGACGCGGACTTCGCGCTCCGGCGGCCCCCGGCAGGGCAGGACGGCCGGCCGAGAGACGACGGGCCGCTGATCGCCGACCCGGCGCCCGTGATCCGCGCGGTGGCGGACGCGGTGCGGCGCGGCGACCCGCCGGGCGCGATCGCCGCCCGCTTCCACGCCTGCGTCGCCCGCCTCGTGCGGCGCGTGTGCGCCGCCGCCCGCGACCGGCACGGCACGGACACCGTCGCCCTCAGCGGCGGCGTGTTCGCCAACGCGCTGCTCGCGCGCGACTGCGTGCAGGGACTGCGGGCGGACGGTTTCACCGTGCTGACCCACCGTCTCGTCCCCCCGAACGACGGCGGGCTGGCACTCGGCCAGTTGGTGCTCGCCGCCCGCGAGGACCCTGTGGGCCCGGCCGGGCCCCGCCCCGACGAAACCAGAGAGCGAGGAGGAGCCCATGTGTCTGGCGGTACCCGGCAGGGTGCTCACCATCGAGGAGCGTGA
- a CDS encoding HypC/HybG/HupF family hydrogenase formation chaperone: MCLAVPGRVLTIEERDGTRMAEVDFGGVVKEVCLEYVPDLRVGEYTIVHVGFALQRLDEESARQTLELFAGLGLLEEEFGDAWLQAAEESGQPVPHAAEGPGGAAGVPAAQDTVEEAR, translated from the coding sequence ATGTGTCTGGCGGTACCCGGCAGGGTGCTCACCATCGAGGAGCGTGACGGCACCCGGATGGCCGAGGTCGACTTCGGCGGCGTGGTGAAGGAGGTGTGCCTGGAGTACGTGCCCGACCTCCGGGTCGGCGAGTACACCATCGTGCACGTCGGCTTCGCGCTCCAGCGGCTGGACGAGGAGTCTGCGCGGCAGACACTCGAACTCTTCGCCGGACTCGGTCTGCTGGAGGAGGAGTTCGGCGACGCCTGGCTGCAGGCGGCCGAAGAGAGCGGGCAGCCCGTACCGCACGCAGCGGAGGGGCCCGGCGGGGCAGCAGGCGTCCCCGCCGCCCAGGACACGGTGGAGGAGGCCCGGTGA
- the hypB gene encoding hydrogenase nickel incorporation protein HypB produces MCRAVDLQQAVLAKNDDSARTLRADLAARGTTVVNLLSSPGSGKTALLETELGHACRRGVPVAALTADLATENDAVRLARSGVPVKQVCTDGLCHLEAHMLRGHLEGWLPDDTRLLFVENVGNLVCPASYDLGETLRIALASVTEGEDKPLKYPTAFGLSNLVVVTKNDIAAAVSFDRAAFEANVQQVNPGVEVLFTSARTGEGSGDVLDRALAAHAGEPVHRPVLARTSDDHGHDHAHGHHDHGHHVHDHQAAHPHVHEHAR; encoded by the coding sequence ATGTGCCGTGCCGTCGACCTGCAACAGGCCGTACTCGCCAAGAACGACGACAGCGCGCGGACGCTGCGCGCCGACCTCGCCGCCCGCGGCACCACCGTGGTCAACCTGCTCTCCAGCCCGGGCAGTGGCAAGACCGCGCTGCTGGAGACCGAACTCGGGCACGCCTGCCGCCGGGGCGTGCCGGTCGCCGCGCTCACCGCCGACCTCGCCACCGAGAACGACGCGGTGCGCCTCGCCCGCTCGGGCGTCCCCGTCAAGCAGGTCTGCACGGACGGGCTGTGCCATCTGGAGGCGCACATGCTCCGCGGTCACCTGGAGGGCTGGCTGCCGGACGACACCCGGCTGCTGTTCGTGGAGAACGTCGGCAACCTGGTCTGCCCCGCCTCCTATGACCTCGGCGAGACCCTGCGGATCGCGCTCGCCTCCGTCACCGAGGGGGAGGACAAGCCGCTCAAATACCCCACCGCATTCGGGCTGTCGAACCTGGTGGTCGTCACGAAGAACGACATCGCGGCCGCGGTCAGCTTCGACCGCGCCGCGTTCGAAGCAAACGTGCAACAGGTCAACCCCGGCGTCGAGGTGCTGTTCACCTCCGCGCGGACGGGGGAGGGGAGCGGCGACGTGCTCGACCGTGCCCTGGCCGCGCACGCCGGGGAGCCCGTCCATCGGCCTGTGCTGGCCCGCACCTCCGACGACCACGGACACGACCACGCGCACGGGCACCACGATCACGGCCACCACGTCCACGACCACCAGGCCGCCCACCCGCACGTCCACGAGCACGCCCGCTGA
- a CDS encoding CBS domain-containing protein, which produces MRHRTVRDLMTRNVVSARYDTSFKEIVRLMTENEITALPVIDAGGRPLGVVSEADLLRKESDQPGIAGRAPVPPLEAWERAKARGERAEDLMSAPAICARPEWSVVEAAQLMETQLVKRLPVVDETDRLLGVVSRRDLLRVFLRKDRAIREEIEQDVLQDTLGLAPAQVAVAVREGRVELCGVVDSRSLIPVVLRLSASVDGVVGVTDRLSYRIDDVRPARSGP; this is translated from the coding sequence ATGCGGCACCGCACGGTGAGGGATCTGATGACGCGGAACGTGGTCAGTGCCCGCTACGACACCTCGTTCAAGGAGATCGTCCGCCTGATGACCGAGAACGAGATCACCGCGCTTCCTGTGATCGATGCCGGAGGCAGGCCCCTCGGAGTGGTCTCCGAGGCGGACCTGCTGCGGAAGGAGAGTGATCAGCCCGGCATCGCCGGGCGTGCGCCGGTGCCTCCGCTGGAGGCATGGGAGCGTGCCAAGGCGCGAGGAGAACGAGCCGAGGACTTGATGTCCGCCCCGGCGATCTGTGCGCGGCCGGAGTGGTCCGTCGTCGAGGCCGCTCAGCTGATGGAGACCCAGCTGGTCAAGCGTCTCCCGGTGGTGGACGAGACGGACCGACTGTTGGGCGTCGTCAGCCGGAGGGACCTGTTGCGCGTCTTCCTGCGCAAGGATCGGGCGATCCGCGAGGAGATCGAACAGGATGTTTTGCAGGACACCCTGGGTCTGGCACCCGCGCAGGTTGCGGTCGCCGTACGAGAGGGACGAGTCGAACTGTGCGGTGTGGTCGACAGCAGGAGCCTGATTCCGGTCGTCCTGCGCCTGAGCGCCTCCGTCGACGGAGTCGTCGGCGTCACCGACCGGCTGTCCTACCGCATCGACGACGTGCGCCCCGCTCGTTCCGGCCCATGA